Proteins encoded within one genomic window of Anopheles gambiae chromosome 3, idAnoGambNW_F1_1, whole genome shotgun sequence:
- the LOC1269219 gene encoding polyserase-2 gives MELAVRTGTCVGEDHIMVHGTGPWHVCFASLFSILLLHNVRYSFAQDELHINDYNDNECGERMVKRKGLVKGGYSTQPGDWPWHAALYHRGINSAGFEYACGGSIVHRYMVVTAAHCVTLATSRRKIPADNMQLRLGRFNLMNNEEEYAEEVDVIEAILHEAYRPTTFENDIAILRVKIPIIFNDYIQPVCLWKRDDGVVLPWFYNQPGTVVGWGLSEDNTIGTTLNEARMPVVDSWTCLASDRAFFGKFLQSKAFCAGYKNGTGVCNGDSGGGMFFQFQNRWYLKGVVSFSNTNDYSGVCNLKQYIGFTDASQYIDWVYDNTPISGIDDPILGHPNIRLINQGSCGRNEHMEELDENRKSILNQYPWMATLTHPQTTEYVPCNGVLLNRNYVLTVACYELENLSAVTLGDYDTSKTKDCEIVYEDMKCVSAVQTVSVSEFTRKDDLALVRLAVPADIGGRQNIEAICLPVTPEQRDRLYNRFIMTGWKESGSDATILQRALLDVVHNKQCWDEYQKANYGFEGWDQMDSRIICARNLNNRSRSPQCNDYQPGSAIQAIDQKSNRYLLYGLQVGIGYCDVPGRYIAVSKYLLWILDNIRR, from the exons ATGGAACTGGCAGTACGAACTGGAACGTGCGTCGGAGAAGATCACATCATGGTCCACGGCACGGGACCGTggcatgtttgttttgctagtTTATTTTCTATACTGTTACTACATAATGTGCGTTACAGTTTTGCACAGGACGAGCTACACATCAACGATTATAATGATAACGAGTGTGGGGAACGGATGGTCAAACGTAAAGGGCTAGTGAAGGGTGGATATTCTACGCAACCGGGCGACTGGCCGTGGCATGCGGCGCTCTATCATCGGGGCATCAATAGTGCTGGGTTTGAGTATGCATGTGGTGGAAGCATTGTGCACCGATATATGGTGGTGACGGCTGCACACTGCGTCACGCTTGCAACCAGCCGTCGAAAAATTCCGGCCGACAATATGCAGCTAAGGTTGGGCCGGTTTAATCTTATGAACAATGAGGAGGAGTATGCCGAAGAGGTCGATGTGATCGAGGCAATACTGCATGAGGCATATCGTCCAACAACGTTCGAGAACGATATCGCCATTCTGCGGGTGAAAATTCCAATAATCTTCAATGATTACATTCAACCAGTGTGCCTTTGGAAGCGGGACGATGGGGTTGTCTTACCGTGGTTTTACAACCAACCGGGTACGGTAGTTGGATGGGGACTTTCGGAAGATAATACGATAGGCACGACCCTGAATGAAGCACGCATGCCGGTGGTCGATTCGTGGACGTGTTTGGCGAGTGATCGAGcgttttttggaaaatttctaCAGTCGAAAGCATTCTGTGCAGGATACAAAAATG GAACTGGTGTTTGCAATGGAGACAGCGGtggtggaatgtttttccAGTTTCAAAATCGTTGGTATCTCAAGGGAGTGGTTTCGTTTAGCAATACAAACGATTATTCTGGAGTGtgcaatttaaaacaatatatCGGATTTACTGACGCATCACAGTACATCGATTGGGTGTATGATAATACACCAATCAGTGGTATTGACGATCCGATACTTGGACACCCCAACATACGACTTATCAACCAAGGGAGCTGTGGACGGAATGAGCATATGGAGGAGTTAGATGAGAATCGCAAATCCATCTTAAACCAGTATCCTTGGATGGCAACACTGACACATCCGCAAACTACTGAATATGTCCCTTGCAATGGAGTATTGCTGAATCGAAACTACGTTCTCACGGTCGCTTGTTACGAATTAGA GAACTTGTCGGCTGTGACGCTAGGTGATTACGATACGAGCAAAACAAAGGATTGCGAAATCGTGTACGAAGATATGAAGTGTGTTTCCGCCGTTCAGACGGTTTCCGTGAGTGAATTTACCCGCAAAGATGATCTAGCGCTAGTCCGGCTAGCCGTTCCCGCTGATATTGGCGGACGACAAAATATTGAGGCAATCTGTCTCCCGGTGACTCCAGAGCAGCGCGACCGTCTGTACAACCGCTTCATCATGACGGGTTGGAAGGAGAGTGGATCTGACGCGACAATTCTACAACGTGCTCTGTTGGACGTAGTACATAACAAACAGTGCTGGGACGAATACCAAAAAGCTAACTACGGATTCGAAGGGTGGGACCAGATGGACAGTAGAATTATTTGTGCTCGAAATTTGAACAATCGTTCCCGATCACCTCAATGCAATGATTATCAGCCTGGATCGGCGATACAGGCAATAGATCAAAAGTCTAATCGATACTTACTTTACGGTTTACAGGTGGGTATTGGTTACTGCGATGTGCCGGGAAGGTACATTGCCGTCAGTAAATATTTGCTTTGGATTTTGGATAATATACGTAGATAG
- the LOC3291136 gene encoding trypsin delta: MKSLFNVNCIVVLVLCLSNAFASDTNMDNQTEKAIPQVSASAQPHVTSNYSHSGRIVNGKAADIASFPYIVGLRVKNVCVCGASVITYWHALTAAHCVYFNQNISEITLHGGSASLSKGGIVFYASKIVIHPLFNVETADYDAAIIQVKNSFQGYKKIARIPLQNAEVPSNTLCCVAGWGYNGQTYPDNLQYAALLAISQRQCSEAWFGLTTPENICAQRGKNGDLCAGDSGGPLVCNGKLTGVTSYGGEGCRSELPSVFTKITAPAIRLFIKTYAGI, encoded by the exons ATGAAATCACTCTTCAACGTAAACTGTATCGTGGTGTTGGTGCTGTGCCTAAGCAATGCGTTTGCCAGTGATACTAATATGGATAACCAAACTGAGAAAGCAATCCCACAAGTGTCCGCAAGCGCACAGCCGCATGTGACCAGCAATTATTCTCATTCTGGACGAATTGTTAACGGAAAGGCTGCGGATATCGCATCATTCCCGTACATAGTGGGTTTGCGCGTGAAaaacgtttgtgtgtgtggagctaGTGTTATTACATACTGGCACGCTTTGACTGCTGCTCACTGTGTATActtcaatcaaaacatttcTGAG ATCACGCTACACGGTGGCAGTGCGTCGCTGAGCAAAGGTGGAATTGTGTTTTACGCCAGCAAAATCGTAATTCATCCATTGTTTAACGTTGAAACAGCTGATTACGACGCAGCAATAATCCAGGTGAAAAACTCCTTCCAAGGATACAAAAAAATTGCTCGCATACCTCTCCAAAACGCGGAAGTTCCTAGCAATACTTTATGCTGCGTGGCTGGATGGGGTTATAATGGACAAACATATCCAGACAATCTGCAATATGCCGCCCTGCTAGCAATATCACAACGGCAATGCTCAGAAGCATGGTTTGGCTTAACTACACCCGA AAATATTTGTGCTCAGCGAGGCAAAAACGGGGACTTGTGTGCTGGCGATAGCGGAGGTCCATTGGTCTGTAACGGAAAGCTAACAGGTGTCACTTCGTATGGTGGAGAAGGTTGCCGGAGTGAACTACCGTCAGTTTTCACTAAAATTACGGCTCCTGCCATTAGGCTTTTTATTAAGACTTATGCGGGAATTTGA